The proteins below come from a single Anderseniella sp. Alg231-50 genomic window:
- a CDS encoding NAD(P)-binding domain-containing protein has protein sequence MKVGFIGLGNVGGKLAGSLIRNGIDTVVRDLDRDAAQKFIDRGAGWADSPKQMAEMCDVIITCLPSPAACADVMEGEDGILDGLSPGKIWMEMSTTDEAEVKRLGAKVKAKGAEPVDCPVSGGCHRADTGNISIFAGCERDTFEKILPLTTVLGRRVLHTGPLGSASTLKVMTNYLATANLLTCCEALVTMKAAGMDLATTYEAMKISSGTSFVHETESQLILNGSRDVNFTIDLVLKDIGLFQTIAERNNVPLELSPMIIDIMKDGQNRYGRRANSDEIIKRLEDATGLSVLADGFPDDLIDDEPEEKGYEVVPPGR, from the coding sequence ATGAAGGTCGGGTTTATCGGACTGGGCAATGTCGGCGGCAAGCTGGCGGGCAGCCTCATTCGCAATGGTATCGACACGGTTGTGCGCGACCTGGATCGCGATGCGGCACAGAAGTTCATTGACCGGGGTGCGGGTTGGGCCGACAGCCCGAAGCAAATGGCTGAAATGTGTGATGTGATCATCACCTGTCTGCCGTCACCGGCGGCCTGTGCCGACGTCATGGAGGGCGAGGACGGCATTCTGGACGGCCTGTCGCCCGGCAAGATCTGGATGGAGATGTCGACCACCGACGAAGCTGAGGTCAAACGCCTGGGCGCGAAGGTCAAGGCCAAGGGCGCGGAGCCGGTGGACTGCCCGGTGTCAGGCGGCTGCCATCGCGCCGACACCGGCAATATTTCCATCTTTGCGGGCTGCGAGCGCGACACCTTCGAGAAAATCCTGCCGCTCACCACCGTTCTGGGCCGCAGGGTGCTGCACACCGGGCCGCTGGGGTCTGCTTCCACGCTGAAGGTCATGACCAATTACCTGGCTACGGCAAACCTGCTCACTTGCTGCGAGGCGCTGGTGACCATGAAGGCGGCCGGCATGGACCTGGCCACCACCTATGAGGCCATGAAGATTTCATCCGGTACCTCGTTTGTGCACGAAACCGAGAGCCAGCTGATCCTGAACGGGTCGCGCGATGTGAACTTCACCATTGACCTTGTGTTGAAGGATATCGGCCTGTTCCAGACTATCGCGGAGCGCAACAATGTGCCGCTGGAACTCTCGCCGATGATCATCGACATCATGAAGGATGGCCAGAACCGCTATGGCCGGCGCGCCAATTCCGACGAAATCATCAAGCGCCTGGAAGACGCAACCGGCCTGTCTGTGCTGGCCGACGGCTTCCCGGATGATCTGATCGACGATGAGCCGGAAGAAAAAGGCTATGAGGTGGTGCCGCCGGGGCGGTAG
- a CDS encoding MurR/RpiR family transcriptional regulator, producing the protein MTEFEQVQDKLTRISPKLPPQLRKAAAFLLENPGEIATQSMRKISTASGVTLSNYARLAKVVGYEKYNDLRDVYRRQVHLKTSDRYPERADRLQSSGKISGDEGVWSSFKQSALKNVEAAYSQVDVRLVASVAERLLERDQIYISGMQASSPLIDYFHYVGGMAVPKFKLLGRRGGIIADDLVDLNEQDALLCLAIQPCARTTIEVAELAYQRGVYVVGITDSRISPLAAYSTDILLTSCDSPLFFESYVGVTAILELLVGFMTTRAGPDAVKRIRQIEADRQRMGEYWDTGKGGRQT; encoded by the coding sequence TTGACTGAGTTTGAGCAAGTTCAGGACAAACTTACCCGTATCAGTCCAAAATTGCCGCCCCAATTAAGGAAAGCCGCTGCGTTCTTGCTTGAAAATCCAGGCGAGATTGCTACGCAGTCAATGCGGAAGATCTCTACAGCTTCCGGAGTAACACTTTCAAACTATGCCAGATTGGCAAAAGTTGTCGGATACGAAAAATACAATGATTTGCGTGATGTATATCGTAGGCAAGTCCATCTGAAAACATCGGATCGCTATCCTGAACGTGCAGACCGTTTGCAATCATCAGGAAAAATTTCAGGCGATGAGGGCGTTTGGTCTTCATTCAAACAGTCGGCATTGAAAAATGTCGAGGCGGCATATTCCCAGGTGGACGTACGCCTCGTTGCAAGTGTCGCTGAACGTCTGTTGGAGCGCGATCAAATCTATATCTCCGGCATGCAGGCTTCGTCGCCGTTGATTGACTACTTTCACTATGTGGGCGGCATGGCGGTTCCGAAATTCAAGCTGCTGGGCAGACGTGGTGGTATCATTGCCGATGATCTCGTTGATTTGAATGAACAAGATGCGTTGCTCTGTTTGGCAATTCAGCCCTGTGCTCGAACAACTATTGAAGTTGCCGAACTTGCGTATCAGCGTGGGGTCTATGTTGTCGGAATCACCGATAGCCGGATTTCACCGCTTGCTGCTTACTCCACGGATATATTGTTAACGTCCTGTGACAGTCCGTTATTCTTCGAGTCTTATGTTGGCGTCACGGCAATCCTGGAGTTGCTTGTGGGCTTCATGACCACCCGTGCGGGCCCCGATGCGGTCAAACGAATTAGACAAATTGAGGCTGATCGGCAACGAATGGGCGAGTATTGGGATACGGGTAAAGGGGGCAGACAAACATGA
- a CDS encoding ABC transporter substrate-binding protein produces the protein MKVGSIRRQFAMFAVSAGIALLTAGGASAESLTVVGWGGALSKAENEAFEKPFTRKTGVKINAQVYSGGLAEVKAQVESGNVTWDVMDAEMTDAELGCAEGLLEKIKTSDLAPGADGSSPEKDFFASAVHECGVANYVWANVYAYDKNKFPNGGPQSIADLFDTKKFPGKRGLRKSPKANLEWAIMADGVARENVYEVLATPEGVERAFKVLDRIKKDTIWWEAGAQPPQMLADGEVAITSAYNGRLFNAIVKEGQPFQIVWDGQVWDYGAFVVPKGSPNRDRALEFIRFATAPERLADLTNYISYGPSRASGVNLVSEKMKPHLPTAKDNFARGLRSSAAFWSDYGDQLNEQFSAWLATK, from the coding sequence ATGAAAGTCGGATCAATCAGGAGGCAGTTTGCAATGTTTGCAGTATCGGCCGGCATTGCCCTGTTGACGGCGGGTGGCGCATCTGCAGAAAGCCTGACGGTTGTTGGATGGGGTGGTGCGCTTAGCAAGGCCGAGAATGAGGCTTTCGAAAAACCGTTCACCAGGAAGACAGGGGTGAAGATTAATGCCCAGGTCTACAGCGGTGGTTTGGCAGAAGTGAAGGCGCAGGTTGAATCGGGCAATGTCACATGGGATGTGATGGATGCGGAGATGACCGACGCTGAACTCGGTTGTGCTGAAGGTTTGTTGGAAAAAATCAAGACAAGTGATCTGGCTCCCGGCGCTGACGGAAGCTCGCCTGAGAAGGACTTTTTTGCGTCAGCTGTCCATGAGTGCGGTGTTGCAAACTATGTTTGGGCAAATGTTTATGCATACGACAAAAACAAGTTCCCGAATGGTGGCCCACAGTCCATCGCCGATTTGTTCGATACGAAGAAATTTCCGGGCAAACGGGGCCTGAGAAAGAGCCCTAAGGCCAATCTGGAATGGGCAATTATGGCTGATGGAGTTGCCCGCGAAAATGTCTATGAAGTCTTGGCAACACCGGAAGGTGTCGAGCGTGCCTTTAAAGTGCTGGATAGAATTAAGAAAGATACCATCTGGTGGGAGGCTGGTGCTCAGCCGCCACAAATGCTTGCTGACGGGGAAGTCGCGATTACATCTGCCTACAATGGCCGGCTTTTCAACGCCATCGTGAAAGAGGGACAGCCTTTCCAGATTGTCTGGGACGGTCAGGTTTGGGACTATGGTGCGTTTGTTGTACCCAAAGGTTCACCCAATCGCGACCGGGCTCTCGAGTTTATCAGGTTTGCTACAGCACCGGAGCGGCTGGCCGATTTGACCAACTACATTTCCTACGGACCTTCGCGGGCTTCGGGTGTAAATCTGGTTTCTGAGAAAATGAAACCACATTTGCCGACTGCGAAAGACAATTTTGCCAGGGGACTGCGTTCCAGTGCGGCTTTCTGGTCTGACTATGGAGACCAGTTGAACGAGCAATTCAGTGCATGGCTGGCAACGAAGTGA
- a CDS encoding nitrilase-related carbon-nitrogen hydrolase, whose protein sequence is MSLPEQLTILACQIDVPVTRTAADRDQHLGRVCERVSAELKHKRVDLVVLPELCSIDYSREAFERLDVLSETVRGASFQHWREISLAHRCHVAFSFARRDGDGQYLITLAVAGPDGELVGYYDKIYLAQFGASMEKEFFTPGAEFFRFSVNGFRIAPIICADIRFPEVCRTLAIDHGVDVILHSSAYSRDPSFHSWHSFVHTRALENQVFFVSLNRAGADYGRSLFCPPWIDESLEPTHFSESDQQFTTLTIDRSELVRVRELYPFLKDRREQIEQSGKGFAD, encoded by the coding sequence ATGAGCTTGCCCGAGCAATTGACAATTCTGGCCTGCCAGATTGATGTGCCCGTAACTCGAACCGCAGCAGATCGCGATCAACACCTTGGGCGGGTATGTGAGCGAGTATCTGCAGAGCTTAAGCACAAGCGCGTCGACCTCGTTGTGTTACCGGAACTGTGCAGTATCGACTATTCGCGTGAAGCATTTGAGCGGCTCGACGTATTGTCGGAAACCGTTCGTGGCGCGTCCTTTCAGCACTGGCGCGAGATCAGCTTGGCCCACAGATGTCATGTGGCATTCAGCTTTGCGCGTCGCGATGGCGATGGCCAATATCTCATCACACTGGCGGTTGCGGGGCCTGACGGAGAACTGGTCGGTTACTACGACAAGATTTATCTGGCTCAGTTTGGTGCCTCTATGGAGAAAGAATTCTTCACGCCCGGCGCAGAGTTTTTCCGCTTCAGTGTTAATGGCTTCCGAATTGCTCCGATCATATGTGCAGACATCCGGTTTCCCGAGGTATGCCGCACACTTGCGATCGATCACGGAGTCGATGTGATACTGCACTCCAGTGCCTATTCACGAGACCCTTCTTTCCACAGTTGGCACAGTTTTGTGCACACGCGGGCGTTGGAAAATCAGGTCTTTTTTGTCAGCCTGAACCGGGCTGGTGCCGATTATGGAAGATCATTGTTTTGCCCGCCCTGGATAGATGAGTCCCTTGAGCCGACACATTTTTCCGAAAGTGACCAGCAGTTTACAACCCTAACCATCGACCGGTCCGAACTTGTCCGCGTCCGCGAACTCTACCCGTTCCTGAAGGATCGCCGGGAACAAATTGAACAATCGGGAAAAGGGTTTGCCGATTAA
- a CDS encoding cobaltochelatase CobT-related protein produces MFGLFKSRTQSSKADEVAYKPYSTKFDLEIPADQIDEIVGTGDLKSWGAYADEYDNAAAEICGKATLAANREVSRIKTCMSEKALSNTVACLLIDHSGSLRGQRAVMACAISEVVADFWSSLGIAYEILGFTTQSWHGGRSRKLWKRRLRPRNPGRLCDLLHIVYRSADDTKPGVPWSIRNVLRPALLKENVDGEAVLWAAERLRRRAEPRKIIIVLSDGAPVDDSTLMHNHPDILTDHLKAVISQTSNETGFSIAAISLDDDYFGLYSNSIKIAPAGMLTGDLPEFVANLMIDES; encoded by the coding sequence ATGTTTGGACTCTTTAAATCACGGACACAATCGTCGAAGGCCGACGAAGTTGCCTACAAGCCTTATTCGACGAAGTTTGATCTCGAGATACCGGCAGATCAAATCGACGAGATAGTAGGTACCGGAGACCTGAAGAGCTGGGGCGCTTACGCGGATGAATACGACAATGCCGCTGCTGAAATTTGCGGAAAGGCAACACTGGCTGCCAACAGGGAGGTAAGCCGGATCAAAACTTGCATGTCCGAAAAGGCGTTGTCGAACACTGTTGCCTGTCTTCTCATCGATCATTCCGGATCTTTACGTGGTCAACGCGCGGTAATGGCTTGCGCCATTTCCGAGGTGGTTGCGGATTTCTGGAGCAGTCTGGGGATTGCCTATGAAATTTTGGGTTTCACAACCCAGTCGTGGCACGGCGGGAGATCGCGTAAACTCTGGAAGCGGCGATTACGTCCCAGAAATCCTGGAAGATTGTGCGACTTGTTGCATATTGTTTACCGTTCTGCTGATGACACAAAGCCGGGAGTGCCGTGGAGCATCCGAAATGTTCTCAGGCCTGCTCTGTTGAAAGAAAATGTGGATGGTGAAGCAGTTTTGTGGGCTGCCGAACGTTTGAGGCGACGAGCCGAGCCTCGTAAGATAATCATCGTGCTGTCCGATGGTGCACCAGTCGACGATTCCACCTTGATGCACAATCATCCTGACATTCTGACCGACCATCTGAAGGCCGTCATTTCGCAAACTTCCAATGAAACCGGTTTCAGCATCGCTGCGATCAGTTTGGATGACGATTATTTTGGTTTATATTCAAACAGTATCAAGATTGCGCCGGCGGGCATGCTGACCGGTGACTTGCCGGAATTTGTTGCCAACCTGATGATTGATGAAAGCTGA
- a CDS encoding enolase C-terminal domain-like protein, whose translation MKITGLKTFIVGNPPPRRGGRYFIFLKLVTDNGIEGVGEVYTASFAPDVVVAMIEDVFQRNVEGNDPFHIETFWRRAYTRGYSGRPDISLMGVMSGIEMAMWDICGKAVDKPVYDLLGGCVHERLRSYTYLYADADIDAYAYTDPSNDVYNNADVAAERALHYVNQGFTAVKFDPAGPYTAFDPHMPSLERMDISERFCRKIREAVGNRADLLFGTHGQFTTSGAIRMARRLEPFDPLWFEEPCPPEMPEEMAKIARSTKVPIATGERLTTKYEFARVLELGAASILQMALGRVGGLLEAKKIAGMAEAHYAQIAPHLYCGPIEGAANVQISACSPNFLILESIEQWGGFHSDILVKPMQFEDGFVIPPKEPGLGVELNEEVALANPYATDDGLHIAPSENHAAWND comes from the coding sequence ATGAAAATCACCGGCCTGAAAACCTTCATCGTCGGCAATCCGCCACCGCGCCGCGGCGGGCGCTATTTCATTTTCCTCAAGCTCGTAACCGACAACGGTATTGAGGGCGTTGGCGAGGTTTATACCGCCAGTTTTGCGCCCGACGTGGTGGTCGCCATGATCGAGGACGTGTTCCAGCGTAATGTCGAGGGCAACGACCCGTTTCACATCGAGACCTTCTGGCGCCGGGCGTACACGCGAGGCTATTCAGGCCGCCCCGACATTTCGCTGATGGGTGTCATGTCCGGCATCGAAATGGCCATGTGGGACATCTGTGGAAAGGCTGTGGATAAGCCTGTGTATGACCTGTTGGGAGGCTGTGTACATGAGCGGCTGCGTTCTTACACATATCTGTATGCAGACGCCGACATAGACGCCTATGCATATACCGACCCCAGCAATGATGTGTACAACAATGCAGACGTCGCGGCAGAACGTGCGCTGCACTACGTCAATCAGGGGTTCACCGCGGTAAAATTTGATCCCGCAGGGCCGTACACGGCGTTTGACCCGCACATGCCGAGCCTGGAGCGCATGGATATTTCCGAGCGCTTCTGCCGGAAAATCCGGGAAGCCGTGGGCAACAGGGCCGATCTGCTGTTCGGCACCCATGGTCAGTTCACCACCTCAGGTGCAATCCGCATGGCGCGCCGGCTGGAACCGTTCGATCCGTTGTGGTTTGAAGAACCGTGCCCGCCCGAAATGCCGGAAGAGATGGCGAAAATTGCCCGTTCGACAAAGGTGCCGATTGCCACCGGCGAACGCCTGACCACCAAGTATGAATTTGCCCGTGTGCTGGAGTTGGGCGCAGCATCGATCCTGCAGATGGCGCTGGGCCGGGTCGGTGGCCTGCTGGAAGCCAAGAAGATTGCCGGCATGGCGGAAGCCCACTATGCACAGATCGCGCCGCATCTGTATTGCGGGCCGATTGAAGGAGCGGCAAATGTGCAGATTTCGGCCTGTTCGCCGAACTTCCTCATCCTTGAAAGCATAGAGCAATGGGGCGGGTTCCATTCGGATATTCTGGTCAAGCCGATGCAGTTTGAAGACGGCTTTGTCATTCCGCCGAAAGAGCCGGGTCTCGGCGTGGAACTGAACGAGGAGGTGGCGCTGGCCAACCCTTACGCCACTGATGACGGGCTGCACATCGCACCGAGCGAAAACCACGCGGCCTGGAACGACTGA
- a CDS encoding low molecular weight protein tyrosine phosphatase family protein produces MRNVLFICSANKLRSPTAEHVFASWPGVETDSAGLSNDASVVLSSEQLEWADVIFVMEKAHRAKLSGKYRRYLNGQRVICLDIPDDYGFMDPTLVRLLESKAGSFLR; encoded by the coding sequence ATGAGAAATGTCCTGTTTATTTGTTCGGCCAACAAATTGAGGTCTCCGACCGCGGAGCATGTCTTTGCCTCCTGGCCGGGAGTTGAAACTGACTCAGCGGGCCTGTCCAACGATGCCAGTGTGGTTTTATCGTCGGAGCAGCTGGAATGGGCCGATGTCATTTTCGTCATGGAAAAGGCACACCGGGCCAAGTTGAGCGGGAAATACCGCCGTTATCTGAATGGCCAGCGCGTGATCTGTCTTGATATCCCGGACGACTACGGGTTCATGGACCCCACGCTCGTCCGCCTGCTTGAAAGCAAAGCTGGCTCGTTTCTGCGATAG
- the aqpZ gene encoding aquaporin Z has protein sequence MNKQIAEFFGTFTLVLFGCGSAVIAGADIGLTGISFAFGLALIGMAYGIGPVSGCHINPAVSLGMVAAGRMTMPAAIKYIIAQVAGAIAAALVLLIIATGKADYSVAANGLGQNGWGEGYLGEYSMLAAFLFEVVATFLFMVVILGATGAGAPAAVAGIAIGLALVAIHLVGINVTGVSVNPARSIGPALFAGPAALGQLWLFIVAPTIGALAAGMVFRTGLLNAPEH, from the coding sequence ATGAATAAGCAAATTGCAGAGTTTTTCGGGACGTTCACATTAGTCCTCTTTGGTTGCGGTTCGGCTGTCATCGCCGGGGCCGATATCGGATTGACCGGTATCAGCTTTGCATTCGGGCTGGCATTGATCGGAATGGCCTATGGAATTGGCCCCGTATCCGGCTGCCATATCAACCCGGCCGTTTCGCTTGGCATGGTGGCTGCTGGCCGCATGACAATGCCGGCCGCCATCAAATACATCATTGCCCAAGTTGCCGGCGCTATCGCTGCGGCACTGGTTTTGCTGATCATTGCGACAGGCAAGGCCGACTACAGCGTTGCAGCGAACGGCCTGGGTCAAAACGGTTGGGGAGAAGGCTATCTGGGCGAATACTCCATGTTGGCAGCCTTCTTGTTTGAAGTCGTCGCCACGTTCCTGTTCATGGTTGTCATTCTCGGCGCGACGGGCGCAGGTGCCCCAGCGGCAGTGGCCGGCATAGCGATAGGCCTTGCGCTTGTTGCGATCCACCTGGTCGGCATCAATGTCACAGGCGTTTCTGTCAACCCTGCTCGCTCAATCGGACCTGCGCTTTTTGCCGGCCCGGCGGCCCTTGGGCAGCTTTGGCTGTTTATCGTTGCACCGACAATCGGCGCTCTCGCCGCCGGCATGGTCTTCAGGACAGGGCTGCTCAACGCACCTGAGCATTAA
- a CDS encoding Rid family hydrolase yields the protein MAERSHVPFDVFAMRVEVPVSTAVRDGGLGWTCGQCPLTDQGAVHASGDLLAQAGFVCDMIENVMERAGFSPSSVGKLHVYFAAETEREASDMLAVIATRFDHGPLVVPIPVPHFYYDGMLIEVDVFAADNLKVHAPFEADGVRLEMADAGDQVWVHASASLAEGTSAGAVDRIAGALARHGLDHRHLLGDLWTVSGSDNDAREAARNAQRRQLTANPDALVRPSDPAVPVIAAALSFARQPVAVLTDVKTDDGVRLTLKKSGRMVWGSGTCAQSNLDLVGQTSMIMQGLDTGLRASGMSFADVVKLTAHYTGGATEQELHGNMKVRHGFYASPGPASTGLPVAGLGNGKCRMAVNVVALSS from the coding sequence GTGGCTGAGCGTTCCCATGTACCGTTTGACGTGTTTGCCATGCGGGTCGAGGTGCCGGTGTCAACAGCAGTGCGCGACGGCGGGCTGGGTTGGACCTGCGGGCAGTGCCCGCTGACGGATCAGGGCGCCGTCCATGCGTCCGGCGATTTGTTGGCCCAGGCAGGCTTTGTTTGCGACATGATCGAAAATGTCATGGAAAGGGCAGGCTTCTCGCCATCATCCGTCGGCAAGCTGCACGTCTATTTTGCTGCCGAAACCGAACGCGAGGCCAGCGATATGCTGGCTGTGATCGCTACGCGATTTGACCATGGCCCGCTCGTCGTGCCGATCCCGGTGCCACACTTTTACTACGACGGCATGCTGATCGAGGTAGATGTCTTCGCTGCCGATAACCTTAAGGTGCACGCTCCTTTCGAGGCAGATGGCGTCCGGCTGGAAATGGCGGATGCCGGTGATCAGGTCTGGGTCCATGCCAGCGCATCGCTGGCTGAGGGCACATCAGCGGGTGCGGTTGATCGCATTGCCGGGGCACTGGCGCGGCATGGCCTGGATCACCGGCATTTGCTGGGTGATTTGTGGACGGTCTCCGGTAGCGACAATGATGCCCGCGAGGCCGCGCGCAATGCACAGCGCCGTCAGTTGACGGCAAACCCCGATGCATTGGTCCGGCCGTCCGATCCGGCGGTTCCGGTCATTGCGGCCGCACTGTCCTTCGCCAGGCAACCCGTTGCCGTTCTCACAGACGTAAAAACCGACGACGGGGTGCGCCTGACATTGAAGAAGTCCGGACGCATGGTCTGGGGCAGTGGCACGTGTGCACAGTCGAACCTCGATCTGGTCGGGCAGACCTCGATGATCATGCAGGGACTTGATACAGGCCTGCGCGCTTCGGGCATGAGCTTCGCCGATGTAGTCAAGCTGACGGCTCACTATACCGGCGGTGCAACCGAACAAGAACTCCATGGCAATATGAAAGTGCGGCACGGCTTCTACGCAAGCCCCGGCCCGGCTTCCACCGGTCTGCCGGTTGCAGGCCTGGGCAACGGGAAGTGCCGGATGGCCGTCAACGTGGTTGCGTTATCGAGTTGA
- a CDS encoding FAD-dependent oxidoreductase produces MSDLPSHASVVVIGGGIMGCSTLYHLAKMGVGDAILLERNKLTGGTTWHSAAQVRALRHSRNLTRMIQYSVDLYSQLEQETGQSVGWIQKGSLSIATTPGRLTHIKRQEALAHAYGIEACSVSADEARERWPLMNAEDVLGAVWSPDDGRVSPSDVCAALVKAAKGQGAKIFENTGVTGILVENNQIKGVETSRGTIMCDRIALCTGLWSREAGAMAGAEVPALACEHFYLLTKPIEGIVGNTPTLSDHDGHLYIRDDSGGLLVGCFEPMGKPIKPGVLDENFEFSLLAEDWDHFEPMMVNALHRLPALETAEVKMLLNGPESFTPDGMFMLGETAETRGLFLGCGMNSVGLASGGGAGMNLAHCIVHGHTAYDLSEADAKRFAPVFNSLDHLLARAPEILGTHYEIAYPGKQLRTARNLQALPLEPAYRQAHAHMGQFYGWERPLYFGKSAEPELRFDRPDWFENVAAEVWSAHNAAAIFDSSSFGKIDVTGPDAEAFLLKTCAGHMGRAPGSVIYSAVLNERGTFESDITAHRIAADHYRLFVGTNAVRRDLAWFSRASRGFDVRIENSTTKYAVLGLMGPDSSQIVADCGAPELNDLGYFLVGPAQIAGNRVRAARMSYVGEAGWEITCLAENAAPVYGALTAAGAQLAGMFAQTSMRIEKGFCAMGHELDSDTGPIEAGLDFAVRKAGGFIGSDAMQQRRADGAVKQVFSLMLDDEAAVPLGHEPVYLDGQIMGQTTSCAFGHRVGRPVALGHAKLPLADGDRVQVDIAREFFDATVTLGPLFDPDGSRMRPQK; encoded by the coding sequence ATGTCTGACCTTCCTTCTCACGCTTCAGTCGTCGTTATCGGCGGTGGCATCATGGGATGCTCGACGCTGTACCATCTCGCCAAAATGGGTGTAGGTGACGCGATCCTGCTTGAGCGCAACAAGCTGACAGGCGGCACGACCTGGCATTCAGCCGCGCAGGTGCGCGCACTCAGGCATTCGCGAAACCTGACACGGATGATTCAGTATTCAGTGGACCTGTATTCACAGTTGGAGCAGGAGACCGGCCAGAGTGTGGGATGGATTCAGAAAGGCAGCCTTTCGATCGCCACTACACCAGGCCGGCTGACCCACATCAAGAGACAGGAAGCACTTGCCCATGCTTACGGGATTGAGGCCTGTTCGGTTTCAGCGGATGAGGCCAGGGAACGCTGGCCTCTGATGAATGCTGAGGATGTTCTGGGTGCAGTCTGGTCACCGGATGACGGCCGGGTTTCGCCCAGTGACGTATGCGCAGCACTTGTCAAGGCGGCCAAAGGGCAGGGCGCAAAAATCTTCGAGAACACCGGCGTAACCGGCATCCTGGTTGAAAATAACCAGATCAAGGGTGTGGAAACCTCCCGCGGTACGATCATGTGCGATCGTATCGCCTTGTGTACCGGCTTATGGTCCCGCGAAGCAGGCGCCATGGCGGGCGCCGAAGTGCCGGCTCTCGCGTGTGAACATTTCTATCTGCTGACCAAGCCGATTGAAGGGATTGTCGGCAACACACCAACGCTATCTGACCATGATGGTCATCTTTATATTCGTGACGACTCCGGCGGTCTTCTGGTTGGATGTTTCGAGCCGATGGGCAAGCCAATAAAGCCCGGCGTTCTGGACGAGAATTTTGAATTCTCGCTTCTGGCGGAGGATTGGGACCACTTCGAGCCCATGATGGTGAACGCGCTTCATCGTTTGCCTGCGCTTGAAACAGCGGAAGTCAAAATGCTTCTGAACGGGCCGGAGAGTTTCACGCCGGATGGTATGTTCATGCTGGGAGAAACTGCCGAGACGCGCGGCCTCTTTCTGGGCTGTGGAATGAATTCGGTTGGCTTGGCATCCGGTGGTGGAGCGGGCATGAACCTGGCTCATTGCATCGTGCACGGCCATACCGCCTATGACCTGTCCGAAGCAGACGCGAAACGGTTCGCGCCCGTCTTCAACAGCCTTGATCATCTTTTGGCGCGGGCGCCGGAAATTCTTGGTACGCACTACGAAATCGCTTATCCGGGTAAGCAGCTCAGGACCGCGCGAAACCTGCAGGCACTTCCTCTCGAGCCTGCATACCGCCAAGCGCACGCGCACATGGGACAGTTCTACGGCTGGGAGCGTCCGCTTTACTTCGGCAAGTCGGCAGAACCTGAACTGCGCTTTGACCGGCCTGACTGGTTCGAGAATGTCGCGGCAGAAGTCTGGTCTGCGCACAATGCCGCTGCAATTTTCGATTCCTCGTCCTTCGGCAAGATCGATGTGACTGGCCCGGATGCCGAGGCCTTTCTGCTGAAGACCTGTGCCGGCCATATGGGTCGCGCGCCGGGCTCCGTGATCTACTCCGCGGTGTTGAACGAGCGCGGTACATTTGAAAGTGACATTACCGCACACAGGATTGCGGCAGACCACTACCGGCTGTTTGTCGGCACCAATGCCGTCAGGCGTGACCTGGCTTGGTTTTCCCGCGCTTCCCGGGGCTTTGATGTGAGGATTGAAAACAGCACGACGAAATACGCGGTTCTCGGCCTGATGGGCCCCGACTCGTCGCAGATCGTGGCGGATTGCGGTGCGCCGGAACTCAACGATCTGGGGTATTTCCTGGTTGGCCCGGCTCAAATCGCAGGTAACCGCGTACGTGCGGCCCGGATGTCCTATGTCGGCGAGGCGGGGTGGGAGATTACCTGCCTGGCCGAAAACGCGGCCCCGGTTTATGGCGCGCTGACCGCCGCGGGCGCACAGCTTGCCGGCATGTTCGCGCAAACCTCCATGCGGATCGAAAAGGGATTTTGCGCGATGGGACACGAACTGGACAGCGATACCGGGCCAATCGAGGCGGGACTGGATTTCGCTGTGCGCAAGGCTGGCGGCTTCATCGGGTCCGATGCGATGCAGCAACGCCGTGCGGACGGCGCTGTGAAGCAGGTATTCTCCCTGATGCTTGATGATGAGGCCGCTGTGCCACTGGGGCATGAACCGGTTTATCTGGACGGACAAATCATGGGCCAGACCACGTCCTGCGCGTTCGGCCACAGGGTTGGCAGGCCAGTGGCGCTGGGGCACGCCAAGCTCCCTCTTGCAGACGGGGACCGGGTGCAGGTGGATATCGCACGCGAGTTTTTTGATGCAACGGTCACGCTCGGCCCGCTGTTCGACCCCGACGGGTCGCGAATGAGGCCGCAGAAATGA